A genomic stretch from Pieris napi chromosome 18, ilPieNapi1.2, whole genome shotgun sequence includes:
- the LOC125058845 gene encoding uncharacterized protein LOC125058845: protein MNGGHAFWDVGTSTPYPTRLDKLGRTSFFRWQKAESTYMAFSKPVLDWNEEYNRFRLRVVAGISIDMIPLSTAAILNNRILLTSANFLTPHIHRQTDLRIWALGRSGLYNTPYRYRVWRVWRLFSPSANPEHQHGPKGEHNPRHDVAIIFTRDQMFVFWKPSNTEQYPYQTWLIYPHWTIINTKTDNEDKLLFAGSGYEYMEHVRENYKIYFATPKEEDIVDCSKYIPKFWGKFICFRNVLRYSGVQNGGPLLLGSHILGLGCFEIRVNEDRILAFTDLRYYVHIIRQVAELKAHQYYEYAYPQWGIYYGYFGSIYGNSPRIPSIYTPWWVRIDHLG from the exons ATGAATGGCGGTCACGCTTTCTGGGACGTTGGCACCAGCACACCATACCCTACACGTCTTGACAAATTGGGGCGCACCAGCTTCTTCCGATGGCAGAAAGCGGAGTCAACCTATATGGCGTTCTCGAAGCCAGTTCTGGACTGGAACGAAGAATATAATAGATTCAGGCTGAGGGTCGTAGCTGGGATTTCTATTg ACATGATCCCACTCTCAACTGCTGCAATCCTGAACAATCGAATATTGCTGACATCTGCCAACTTCCTGACGCCTCACATCCACCGGCAGACGGATCTTCGTATCTGGGCTTTGGGCAGATCGGGGCTGTACAACACGCCCTATCGTTACCGAGTCTGGCGGGTCTGGCGTTTGTTCAGCCCCAGTGCCAACCCAGAACACCAGCATGGGCCGAAGGGAGAACACAACCCGCGACACGATGTGGCGATAATCTTCACCCGGGATCAGATGTTCGTGTTCTGGAAGCCGTCCAACACTGAGCAGTACCCGTACCAGACCTGGCTGATCTACCCTCACTGGACGATAATTAACACAAAGACTGATAATGAAGATAAGCTTCTGTTTGCTGGATCCGGCTACGAGTATATGGAACACGTCCGGGAGAACTACAAAATCTACTTCGCGACACCCAAAGAAGAGGATATTGTTGACTGCTCAAAATATATACCCAAATTTTGGGGCAAGTTCATATGTTTCAGGAATGTTCTAAGGTATTCAGGGGTACAGAACGGTGGTCCTCTGTTGCTTGGGTCGCATATTCTTGGACTTGGTTGCTTCGAGATTCGGGTGAATGAGGATAGAATTCTTGCGTTCACTGATTTGAGATactatgtacatattattagaCAAGTGGCGGAACTCAAGGCTCATCAGTATTATGAATACGCGTATCCCCAGTGGGGGATATACTATGGATACTTTGGATCCATATACGGGAATTCTCCCAGAATTCCTTCAATCTACACTCCATGGTGGGTGAGGATTGATCACCTTGGCTAA